The proteins below come from a single Elgaria multicarinata webbii isolate HBS135686 ecotype San Diego chromosome 11, rElgMul1.1.pri, whole genome shotgun sequence genomic window:
- the LOC134405441 gene encoding olfactory receptor 14A16-like, whose product MFLQEQHLMNESSLSEFLLLEFSNVRELQILHFFAFLVFYLAAVAGNVLIISAVASDYHLHTPMYFFLMNLAILDVGQVSVIYPKSMINSFLNTRHITYSGCVAQVLLFLFFMVSDYLLLTVMAYDRYVAICNPLHYEMLMNKKACIQMVTTVWISSILYAVLHTGGTFAPSFCSNVVHQFFCEIPQLLKLACSDLYQIEIGIIFCGGIIALGCFIFIVVTYVHIFTAVLRIPSVQGRQKAFSTCLPHFIVVSLFVSTSYFSYLSPMSNSTSHLDLAFTLIYSMVPPLMNPIVYSMRNREIKHALSKLLGLMY is encoded by the coding sequence ATGTTTCTTCAGGAGCAACATCTAATGAATGAATCCTCTCTGTCAGAGTTTCTTCTCCTGGAATTCTCAAATGTCCGGGAACTGCAGATCCTGCATTTCTTTGCATTCCTTGTGTTTTACCTGGCAGCAGTGGCGGGAAATGTCCTCATAATCTCTGCAGTTGCCTCTGACTACCATTTACACACACCCATGTACTTCTTTCTGATGAACTTGGCCATCCTGGATGTGGGCCAAGTTTCAGTCATTTACCCCAAATCAATGATCAATTCTTTCTTAAATACCAGACACATTACTTACTCTGGATGTGTTGCTCAAGTCCTCCTGTTTCTCTTCTTTATGGTATCGGATTATTTACTTCTCACAGTCATGGCATACGATCGATATGTTGCCATTTGCAATCCATTACATTATGAGATGTTGATGAATAAGAAAGCGTGCATTCAAATGGTCACTACTGTATGGATCAGCAGCATTCTCtatgctgtgttacacacaggcggCACCTTTGCACCCTCCTTTTGCTCCAATGTTGTCCATCAGTTTTTCTGTGAAATCCCACAGTTACTTAAGCTTGCCTGCTCTGACTTGTATCAAATTGAAATAGGAATTATTTTCTGTGGTGGCATCATTGCATtgggctgttttattttcatagTGGTGACTTATGTGCACATCTTCACTGCAGTGCTGAGAATTCCCTCTgtgcagggaaggcaaaaagctttcTCCACATGCCTTCCCCACTTCATTGTTGTCTCTCTGTTTGTATCCACTAGCTATTTTTCTTACCTCAGTCCCATGTCTAATTCTACCTCACATCTGGATCTGGCTTTTACTCTGATATATTCTATGGTTCCACCCTTGATGAATCCAATAGTCTACAGCATGAGAAACAGGGAGATAAAACATGCACTGTCAAAGCTATTGGGTTTGATGTACTAA